In a single window of the Candidatus Neomarinimicrobiota bacterium genome:
- a CDS encoding peptidoglycan DD-metalloendopeptidase family protein has product MFRHKKTNKYHNYIIVSERDSDVHQYNFSRQRLLTIAGIAVVFVSIGLFLSADALTGILYKAKLKDLRANYHQLTETLVTLQTQLEDVSGKMGTIEKKDQAIRTYAGLPQIDQDVRKMGVGGAVIRKTNVNDIAPEVTSRISEIEMNVETLSRKVKLELKSYNSLYNKVRDNSDNLKIIPSIRPVQEGYLGSGFGYREDPFTDKVRYHYGQDFAVNTGTKVYTPAQGKVRFAGNQGGYGKVIKIDHGNGYRTIYAHLSNIKVKRGQELKRGELIATSGNTGRSAGPHLHYEVHQYGAPQNPMDYFFSGHLK; this is encoded by the coding sequence ATGTTTCGTCATAAAAAAACCAATAAATATCATAACTATATCATTGTATCCGAACGTGATTCGGACGTACACCAGTACAACTTCTCCCGTCAGAGATTATTGACAATTGCGGGAATTGCTGTTGTGTTTGTATCCATCGGTCTCTTCCTTAGTGCCGATGCACTTACTGGTATACTTTATAAAGCAAAATTAAAAGATTTACGGGCCAACTACCACCAATTAACGGAAACACTTGTTACACTTCAAACACAATTAGAAGATGTTTCTGGAAAGATGGGTACTATTGAGAAAAAAGACCAAGCCATTCGGACGTATGCTGGTTTACCTCAGATTGATCAAGATGTCCGAAAGATGGGTGTTGGTGGTGCTGTCATCCGAAAAACCAATGTTAATGATATTGCTCCTGAGGTTACTTCCAGAATTTCAGAGATTGAAATGAATGTGGAAACATTATCACGAAAAGTAAAGCTTGAGTTAAAAAGTTATAATTCTTTATACAATAAAGTCCGGGATAATTCAGATAATTTAAAAATTATTCCTTCGATCCGCCCAGTTCAAGAGGGATATCTCGGATCCGGATTTGGATACAGGGAAGATCCATTTACTGATAAAGTGCGCTATCATTACGGACAAGATTTCGCTGTGAATACAGGTACCAAAGTATATACCCCGGCCCAAGGTAAAGTCCGTTTTGCTGGAAATCAAGGGGGCTATGGTAAAGTGATTAAGATCGACCATGGCAATGGTTATCGTACAATTTATGCCCATTTATCCAATATCAAGGTGAAACGTGGCCAAGAGTTGAAGCGCGGTGAATTGATTGCTACCTCGGGGAATACGGGTCGTTCAGCTGGCCCCCACCTCCATTATGAAGTTCACCAGTACGGTGCGCCACAAAATCCCATGGATTATTTTTTCTCGGGCCACTTGAAGTAA
- a CDS encoding phosphoglycerate dehydrogenase, with amino-acid sequence MKILVSDPITESGMAVLTDANFDVVQLPEGTPEEKAEACKDIHGWVIRSGTKITAEMIDGAENLQVIGRAGVGVDNIDIPAATRRGVVVMNTPDVNTISAAEHTVAIMLTLSRNISIGDSGMKNGEWNRNALVGTELRHKTLGIVGMGKIGREVMTRCRSFGMKILGFDPYMNQDMFNPEEVTIVDLDELTANSDYITVHVPLTDSTRDLFDYARLSAMKSTARIVNVARGGIINEAGLAKALVDGKIAGAAIDVFTSEPVDDSNPLVNAPNIVLTPHLGASTKEAKEGVSMAVCEQVRDYLLHEKLNNALNMPISDMAKLKEIQINLDLAELMGILQGQLNPGVIKRVQVECSGTMDEAKPAALAFLKGLLKNRIPDRVNYINAESLAVELGISIEHSFTNDSGSYTNLIRTRVTGESEPTRIAGSVFEGNRIRMVNILGYEMEVTPYGTMLFARNKDVPGVIGKVGTMLGEAKVNIGGYLLSREMNDGEAFAVVRVDNPVPDSVLSQIRDLPEIISVQQLHC; translated from the coding sequence ATGAAAATCCTCGTATCTGATCCCATAACTGAGAGCGGTATGGCCGTCCTCACCGATGCTAATTTTGATGTAGTTCAATTGCCCGAAGGAACGCCGGAAGAAAAAGCAGAAGCCTGTAAAGATATCCATGGCTGGGTAATCCGTAGTGGCACAAAAATTACAGCTGAAATGATAGATGGCGCTGAGAACCTTCAAGTGATCGGCCGTGCCGGTGTAGGTGTGGATAACATTGACATTCCTGCCGCTACCCGCCGCGGTGTGGTTGTCATGAATACACCTGACGTAAATACCATTTCCGCCGCTGAACATACAGTGGCAATCATGCTCACCCTTTCGCGAAATATTTCCATCGGAGATAGTGGTATGAAAAATGGTGAATGGAACCGTAATGCCTTGGTTGGGACAGAACTCCGACATAAAACTTTGGGAATTGTGGGAATGGGTAAAATCGGCCGTGAGGTCATGACGCGCTGTCGTTCCTTCGGTATGAAAATTTTAGGATTCGATCCTTACATGAACCAGGACATGTTCAATCCTGAAGAAGTAACAATTGTTGATTTGGATGAATTGACAGCCAATTCAGATTATATCACCGTACATGTTCCTTTGACCGATTCCACCCGTGATTTGTTTGACTATGCCCGTTTGTCAGCTATGAAATCTACTGCACGTATCGTAAATGTGGCCCGAGGTGGTATCATCAATGAAGCAGGCTTAGCCAAAGCATTAGTTGATGGTAAAATCGCCGGGGCAGCCATTGACGTATTTACATCTGAACCTGTGGATGATTCCAATCCATTGGTTAATGCACCGAATATTGTATTAACGCCTCACCTTGGCGCATCCACAAAGGAAGCTAAAGAAGGGGTGAGTATGGCAGTATGTGAACAAGTGCGCGACTATTTACTCCATGAGAAATTGAACAATGCCTTAAATATGCCCATCTCTGACATGGCTAAACTGAAAGAGATTCAAATCAATTTGGATTTGGCGGAACTAATGGGCATCCTCCAGGGGCAGTTAAACCCGGGTGTGATTAAGCGTGTCCAGGTAGAATGTTCCGGTACTATGGACGAAGCAAAACCGGCCGCTTTAGCATTCTTAAAAGGATTATTGAAGAACCGAATTCCCGATCGTGTCAATTATATTAATGCTGAATCGCTGGCTGTGGAGTTGGGTATTAGTATTGAGCACAGTTTTACGAATGATAGTGGTTCTTATACCAATTTGATTCGAACGCGCGTAACCGGTGAATCTGAACCGACACGAATTGCAGGCAGTGTATTTGAAGGAAATCGAATACGCATGGTAAATATCCTTGGATACGAGATGGAAGTGACGCCTTACGGAACCATGCTTTTTGCACGGAACAAAGATGTACCGGGCGTTATTGGGAAGGTCGGTACAATGTTAGGCGAAGCAAAAGTTAACATTGGTGGATATCTTCTGAGCCGGGAAATGAATGACGGCGAAGCATTTGCCGTTGTGCGGGTAGATAATCCCGTTCCCGATTCTGTGCTTTCCCAAATAAGAGATTTACCAGAGATTATTTCAGTCCAACAACTTCATTGTTGA
- a CDS encoding NAD(P)-binding protein, translating to MDHPYKTIEIAGGGIAGLTAAIQLKMAGHNPVVYEKESQIGAGRHGDFEGLENWIYPQSMPAFLIEAGFDFTEIKTHSVSQFFVHTQNRPPFLIQNNSPFFYMVRRGANPHDIDNQLFHQCQKMGVQFELGKKAPENCHINATGSKKAAAYIQGINFQTELKDQVHLLLGHEYAPKGYAYLIIIDGKGTLATAYKKPKNSNVNPINNTREYFDTKGISINVGESFGSRGSFSLPFGQWRNPYQIGEAGGFQDYLFGFGIRMSMMSGRAAALSILGKKKEAKILLKELNRKRRLSFVNRILYERLNDRQMAEFAKKFSESSDPLSILSGAYAWNFKNILRWINIGHRYEIHPT from the coding sequence ATGGATCATCCTTACAAAACGATTGAAATTGCAGGAGGTGGAATTGCGGGCCTTACAGCAGCAATTCAACTGAAGATGGCGGGACACAATCCTGTTGTTTACGAAAAAGAATCACAAATTGGCGCAGGCCGTCATGGTGATTTCGAAGGATTGGAAAATTGGATTTATCCCCAAAGTATGCCGGCCTTTTTAATTGAAGCAGGATTTGATTTTACGGAAATAAAGACTCACTCTGTCTCGCAGTTTTTCGTTCATACCCAAAACCGACCGCCCTTTTTAATTCAGAATAATTCACCGTTTTTTTATATGGTAAGGCGCGGAGCTAACCCCCATGATATTGATAACCAATTATTTCACCAATGCCAAAAAATGGGCGTTCAATTTGAGTTGGGGAAAAAAGCACCAGAGAATTGTCACATCAATGCCACCGGATCAAAAAAAGCGGCTGCTTATATTCAGGGTATTAATTTTCAAACTGAATTGAAAGATCAAGTCCATTTGCTTTTAGGGCACGAATATGCACCGAAAGGTTATGCTTATCTTATTATAATCGATGGTAAAGGGACATTGGCTACAGCCTATAAGAAACCAAAGAATTCAAATGTAAACCCCATTAATAATACGCGAGAATATTTTGATACAAAGGGTATTTCTATAAATGTTGGTGAGTCATTTGGAAGTCGAGGTAGTTTTTCATTACCATTTGGCCAGTGGAGAAATCCATATCAAATCGGTGAAGCAGGGGGTTTCCAGGATTATTTATTCGGTTTTGGTATTCGCATGTCCATGATGTCAGGTCGGGCAGCGGCATTATCCATTTTGGGGAAGAAAAAAGAAGCAAAAATTTTATTAAAAGAATTGAATCGGAAACGGCGCTTATCATTTGTGAATCGCATCCTGTATGAAAGGTTGAACGATCGGCAGATGGCTGAGTTTGCGAAAAAGTTTTCTGAATCTTCCGATCCATTATCTATATTGTCCGGTGCATATGCATGGAACTTTAAAAATATTTTGCGTTGGATAAACATCGGGCACCGATATGAAATACATCCTACTTAG
- a CDS encoding tRNA (N6-isopentenyl adenosine(37)-C2)-methylthiotransferase MiaB (catalyzes the formation of 2-methylthio-N6-(dimethylallyl)adenosine (ms(2)i(6)A) at position 37 in tRNAs that read codons beginning with uridine from N6-(dimethylallyl)adenosine (i(6)A)): MSKSYFIETFGCQMNVADSELVSGLLTQEGYTESNDIHSADAIFVNTCAIRE; this comes from the coding sequence ATGAGTAAATCTTACTTCATAGAAACATTCGGTTGCCAAATGAATGTGGCCGATTCTGAATTGGTATCAGGACTACTTACCCAAGAAGGTTATACGGAATCCAATGATATCCACAGCGCTGACGCTATTTTTGTAAATACCTGTGCAATCAGGGAA